The nucleotide sequence CCGTAAACGCTCTTCCAAAGCTCTGCATTGTTCTCAGCCTTAACGAAGCGTGAAATCTCAGTAATCTGATAAGAGAAGTTACCCTTGTGCTCAGCAACCTCTTCTTTCTTAATCTTCAGGAGTGAAGAAACCTCGATATCATTATCTGGGTAAGCTGCTGTTGGGTTAAAGATAATGATGTCACCAAGTTTAGCACCATCAAAGAGCTTCTTCTGATCCTCAACCTTGATATACTGTGGCATCAATGATGCGCCCTCAACGGTGATACCACCCTCGAGTGTATTTCCATTCTCATCCAACTCACGGAGGTCACCTTTCAACATATCGCGCTGCTCAGGATCGAACACCTCAGCCTTGTCATAGTGACCAGAACGGCTTTGGAACATCTCAACCTGCTGATCAATCAACTTGTCATCAACAGCAATCTCGTAGTAGTCAATCTTGTTCTTGCCATTCAACTCAATCTTAAACTCTGGTGCAACAGCAATATCAAACTTGAACTCATAAGGTGCTGGTTTCTCCAAGTCAACTGCTTCCTGAGACTCAGAACCCATTGGCTGACCCAACATCTGAATCTTGTTATCAGCGATATATTTCTGGAGGTTCTCACCAAGAATTTTATTGATAGCATCCATCTTAACCTGTGAACCATACTGACGCTTAATCAGCCCCATAGGTACCTGACCCTGACGGAAACCAGGAATGTTAGCACGCTTGCGATAATCCTTGAGAGTTTTCTCTACCTCATCCTTGTAATCAGCTTCCTCAACGGTGATGGTCATCAAGCCATTCACTTTGTCGGGATTCTCAAATGAAATTTTCATCTTTGACGTTATATATTTATGTTTATTATTATTTATCAAAAACACAAGTTCACAAGAGAGCACAATTACCCCCTATAGACTTTGAAGTGCAAAGATACTTAAAAAATCGCATAACCTTATAATATATATGTGGAAATTTGTTTTTTTAACCAAGATAATATGCTACTTAAGCCTACAACTGGTTTTGTTTTTTTATCAACAAAGTTGCTTACAGCCAACTCTTTATAGTATTTTGCCGTAAGCAGCTTTTTATTTTGCACTTACTCTTTATATCTGAAAGGCTCCTTTCTCGAATTATTTTCATGAAAATAAATATTTATGGTCGTGAAGAAAAATATTTCTTTTCATGAAAAAAAATATTTTTCTTCATGAAAATAATTCGCAACTTACTTACTCTTGCATAAACAAAGGCGCAAAGAATGCTTTATCTTTGCGCCTTTCTGATGGCTAATATAGCCTATCTAAAAGAGAGGATATATTCCTCTTATAAACCGTTTGCTTCTTCCTGCGCACGTTTACGCTGGTCAAGCAACTGAAAGTCTTTCTTCTGAAGAACGAAATCAGTACCAAGATACTTCTCTTTCACAATCTTATTGGCTGCCAACTCCTCCGGTGTACCTTTGAAAAGGATGCGTCCCTCAAAGAGAAGATAGGCGCGATCGGTAATATTCAACGTCTCATGAACGTTGTGGTCAGTGATAAGAATACCGATATTACGGAACTTCAAACGCCATACAATGTGCTGAATATCCTCAACAGCAATAGGGTCGACACCCGCAAAAGGCTCATCAAGCATGATAAACTTTGGGTCGATAGCTAAACAACGAGCAATCTCACAGCGACGACGCTCACCTCCTGAAAGGCGGTCACCGAGGTTCTTACGCACTTTCTCCAAACGAAACTCGCGAATAAGACTCTCCATCTTATCAATTCGTTCCAGCTTAGATAGCTTTGTCATCTCCAAGACACTCATAATATTATCTTCCACGCTCATCTTACGGAAAACACTCGCCTCTTGTGGCAGATATCCAATACCAGCACGGGCACGCTTATAAACAGGAAAGTTGGTTATCTCCTGATCGTCAATATACACATGTCCCTCATTTGGTACAACCAATCCCGTTGTCATATAGAACGATGTGGTTTTTCCCGCACCATTTGGTCCAAGCAATCCCACAATCTCACCTTGTTTCACATTGATGCTCACACCATTGGCAACGGTACGCTTTCCGTAACGCTTCACCAGCTTTTCTGTACGAAGAACACTCCCATTGCCTCTTGGGCGTACAACAAAATCATCTAACTCTGACATAGTTTTCTCTTTTAAGCTATCGCTGCAAAATTACGAAATAAAAAGCAGATAGCAATCATAAAGACGTGAAAAGAAACAAAAGAACAACATAGATAAAAGAATCACGAAGTACTTACGCTTCTGCAGAAAAGTCTCCTTGTAAAGGTTTGAAAGATACTAATATTATCCTAAGAGTACGCTGCAAGAATGCCAAAGATACTACCTAAAACAAGGGAAAGCACCCTGTATGACTATTAAATAATGTCTTTCTTTTCTCTTTCTGTGATATTTTGGTTAATTTTGCACTTTGAACATCAAATAGAAAGATCATGCTTTTATTCAAGTGGCTGAACATTCTCGGTAATTATCTTATGTTGATGGGACGCTCATTCAGTCGTCCGGAACGAATGAGAATGTTCCTAAAGCGATATGTTAAAGAGATGTCTCAATTGGGTGTCGACTCAATCGGAATCGTGTTACTCATCTCTTTTTCATTGGAGCAGTTATATGTATACAGATAAAACTTAACGTGCAGAGTCCTTGGATGCCTCATTGGGTGTCGGGTTATGTGACACGTGAGATTATGCTTTTGGAGTTCTCCAGCAGTATCATGTGCTTGATTTTATCGGGCAAGGTAGGGTCAAACATTGCATCGGAATTAGGAACAATGCGTGTGACACAACAGATTGACGCCTTAGAGATTATGGGTATCAACTCTGCCAGCTACCTCATCTTGCCAAAGATTATGGGACTCATCACAATCATGCCATTCCTTGTCATCTTCTCAGCAGCAACAGGTATCATTGGAGCATATGCCACAGCCTACCTTGCACATATCATCACACCAGTAGATTTGACTGCTGGTTTGCAACACGATTTCAACTCATGGTTTATGTGGATGAGTATCATCAAAGGATTCTTCTTTGCCTTTATCATTGCAAGCGTGTCGTCATATATGGGCTACACGGTAAAAGGCGGAAGTGTTGAAGTAGGAAAGGCATCTACAGATGCTGTCGTCACCTCAAGCGTCCTGATACTCTTCAGCGATGTTTTCCTCACACAGCTGTTGAGTTAAACCTCCCCCAACCCCTCCAAAGGAGGGGAGATGAGAGAGAATAAATCAACTCTTGAAAGTTAATACGAACTAATTAATAAGCCCATCTTCCCCCACAAGTAAGCAGATTGGGCTCCCCTCCTTTCGGAGGGGTCGGGGGAGGCTCTATGATTGAAGTAAAACATCTATTCAAATCATTCGGCGAAAAAGAAGTGCTGAAGGATATCAACACCGTTTTTGAAGACGGAAAAACAAATCTCATCATCGGACAGAGTGGTGCGGGTAAGACCGTTCTGATGCGTTCGCTCACAGGACTCCTCGACCCAACGAAGGGCGAAGTGCTCTATGACGGACGTAACTTTGTCAACATGACAAAGAAAGACCAAATTCTCATGCGCCGTGAGATGGGTATGATTTTCCAAGGGGCAGCCCTCTTCGACTCGCTCACAGTACTGGAGAATGTTCGTTTCCCATTGGATATGTTCTCGGAAATGACCGCACAGGAACGTGACAAAAGAGCAAGGGAATGTCTTGATCGTGTGAACCTAACTGGTGCCGAAGAGAAGTTCCCTGGTGAGATTTCGGGTGGTATGCAGAAGCGTGTTGCTATTGCAAGAGCCATCGTTATGAACCCAAAGTATCTGTTCTGCGATGAACCTAACTCTGGACTTGACCCAAAGACGTCATTGGTCATTGACGAACTACTGACAAGTATCACTCG is from Prevotella melaninogenica and encodes:
- the tig gene encoding trigger factor, with translation MKISFENPDKVNGLMTITVEEADYKDEVEKTLKDYRKRANIPGFRQGQVPMGLIKRQYGSQVKMDAINKILGENLQKYIADNKIQMLGQPMGSESQEAVDLEKPAPYEFKFDIAVAPEFKIELNGKNKIDYYEIAVDDKLIDQQVEMFQSRSGHYDKAEVFDPEQRDMLKGDLRELDENGNTLEGGITVEGASLMPQYIKVEDQKKLFDGAKLGDIIIFNPTAAYPDNDIEVSSLLKIKKEEVAEHKGNFSYQITEISRFVKAENNAELWKSVYGEDADIKDEAAFRKAIADGLAEQLKGDSNYKFIQDLRAYCEKKVGELTFPDAILKRIMLANNQDKGEEFVEKNYAQSIKELTWHLIKEQLAKDNDIKVDDNDVRESARQMARAQFAQYGMTNIPEDYLNGYADEMLKKRENIDSFVEAALDRKLAAAIKEVVKLNVKTVSLEEFNKLVSE
- the lptB gene encoding LPS export ABC transporter ATP-binding protein, translated to MSELDDFVVRPRGNGSVLRTEKLVKRYGKRTVANGVSINVKQGEIVGLLGPNGAGKTTSFYMTTGLVVPNEGHVYIDDQEITNFPVYKRARAGIGYLPQEASVFRKMSVEDNIMSVLEMTKLSKLERIDKMESLIREFRLEKVRKNLGDRLSGGERRRCEIARCLAIDPKFIMLDEPFAGVDPIAVEDIQHIVWRLKFRNIGILITDHNVHETLNITDRAYLLFEGRILFKGTPEELAANKIVKEKYLGTDFVLQKKDFQLLDQRKRAQEEANGL
- a CDS encoding ABC transporter ATP-binding protein; translation: MIEVKHLFKSFGEKEVLKDINTVFEDGKTNLIIGQSGAGKTVLMRSLTGLLDPTKGEVLYDGRNFVNMTKKDQILMRREMGMIFQGAALFDSLTVLENVRFPLDMFSEMTAQERDKRARECLDRVNLTGAEEKFPGEISGGMQKRVAIARAIVMNPKYLFCDEPNSGLDPKTSLVIDELLTSITREFNMTTIINTHDMNSVLGIGENIIFIADGKIEWKGDKNTVITSENEKLNDLVFASDLFKKVKNIEKENIP